Proteins encoded within one genomic window of Callithrix jacchus isolate 240 chromosome 11, calJac240_pri, whole genome shotgun sequence:
- the IFT56 gene encoding intraflagellar transport protein 56 isoform X4: protein MAENDALLPRGTTALPRRKLHGTKKPRVLVLQRGFFSRRTSLPAGLPWKQSVLCGCGETLWRGLCCLSAEGTHNTDVKMMLSRAKPAVGGDVQHTDKRKKKGRKIPKLEELLSQRDFTGAITLLEFKRHVGEQEEDTNLWIGYCAFHLGDYKRALEEYENATKEENCNSEVWVNLACTYFFLGMYKQAEEAGFKASKSRLQNRLLFHLAHKFNDEKKLMSFHQNLQDVTEDQLSLASIHYMRSHYQEAIDIYKRILLDNREYLALNVYVALCYYKLDYYDVSQEVLAVYLQQIPDSTIALNLKACNHFRLYSGKAAEAELKSLMDNASSFEFAKELIRHNLASVSKLQTHHGARRQKSPLNLAKEIYL, encoded by the exons CAGAGAACGACGCTCTCCTCCCGAGAGGAACCACTGCTCTTCCACGGCGGAAGCTGCATGGAACCAAGAAGCCGCGGGTGCTGGTTCTCCAACGAGGCTTTTTCTCCCGACGGACCAGCCTCCCGGCGGGGTTGCCGTGGAAACAGAGCGTGCTTTGTGGATGCGGCGAAACGCTGTGGCGCGGCCTTTGCTGTCTGTCTGCGGAGGGAACTCACAACACCGACGTCAAGATG ATGCTTTCAAGGGCCAAACCTGCTGTAGGCGGGGACGTCCAGCACActgacaaaagaaagaagaaaggtagGAAGATTCCAAAACTAGAGGAGCTTCTTTCACAAAGAGATTTCACTGGAGCTATTACCCTATTGGAG TTCAAACGTCATGTTGGGGAACAAGAAGAGGATACTAATTTGTGGATTGGATATTGTGCCTTTCACCTGGGTGACTACAAGAGAGCTCTGGAG GAATATGAAAATGCTACAAAAGAGGAAAATTGTAATTCTGAAGTCTGGGTGAACCTAGCTTGCACTTACTTCTTTCTTGGGATGTATAAACAAGCCGAAGAAGCTGGATTTAAAG cttcGAAAAGCCGACTCCAAAACCGCCTCCTCTTCCACTTGGCTCACAAG TTTAATGATGAGAAAAAGTTGATGAGCTTTCATCAGAATCTTCAGGACGTCACAGAAGATCAACTCAGTTTGGCCTCAATCCACTATATGCGATCTCACTACCAAGAAGCTATTGATATATATAAGCGAATACTGCTAGATAACAG GGAATACCTTGCCCTCAATGTTTATGTGGCCCTCTGCTACTATAAATTGGATTACTATGATGTGTCTCAAGAAGTTTTGGCTGTTTACCTTCAGCAAATTCCTGATAGTACCATCGCACTCAATCTTAAAGCCTGTAATCATTTTCGCCTTTACAGCGGCAAAGCAGCTGAG gcaGAACTCAAAAGCTTGATGGACAATGCTTCATCCTTCGAATTTGCTAAAGAACTCATCAGGCACAATCTG GCATCAGTGTCAAAACTGCAGACACATCATGGagcaagaagacagaaaagtcCACTGAATTTGGCTAAAGAGATTTATTTGTGA